The Sphaerospermopsis torques-reginae ITEP-024 genome has a window encoding:
- a CDS encoding aspartyl protease yields MIQGYFGDEGQLFFEIKLITNDGLNLPVDALLDTGFTGFMAINKQDLDALNWQFISEQRMRTAQGIKVFDIYSGKVILDNQEYEIPIYAGDQFTEILLGSEWLEFLPLVVNFPESVLTLG; encoded by the coding sequence ATGATACAGGGTTATTTTGGTGATGAGGGGCAGTTATTTTTTGAGATTAAATTAATTACAAATGATGGCTTAAACCTGCCTGTTGATGCTTTATTAGATACGGGTTTTACAGGCTTTATGGCTATTAATAAACAAGATTTAGATGCTTTGAATTGGCAATTTATTAGTGAACAAAGAATGCGAACTGCACAAGGAATCAAAGTATTTGATATTTATTCCGGTAAGGTGATTTTGGATAATCAAGAGTATGAAATTCCTATTTATGCTGGAGATCAATTCACTGAGATTTTATTAGGTTCAGAGTGGTTGGAGTTTTTACCTTTGGTGGTGAATTTTCCAGAGAGTGTTTTAACTTTAGGGTGA
- a CDS encoding aspartyl protease yields the protein MIQGYFGDGGQLFFEIELITTDGLNLPVDAMFDTGFTGFLAINKQDLSALDWQFLREQELITAQGQKAFDLYLGKVIFDNQEYEIPVYAGDELTEILLGSEWLEFLPLVVNFPAGVLTLG from the coding sequence ATGATCCAGGGTTATTTTGGTGATGGAGGTCAATTATTTTTTGAAATTGAATTAATCACTACTGATGGTTTAAATCTGCCTGTAGATGCTATGTTCGATACTGGTTTTACAGGCTTTCTTGCTATTAATAAACAAGATTTATCAGCTTTAGATTGGCAATTTTTACGTGAACAAGAATTGATAACAGCGCAAGGACAAAAAGCTTTTGATCTTTATTTAGGTAAGGTGATTTTTGATAATCAAGAGTATGAAATTCCTGTTTATGCAGGGGATGAGTTGACGGAGATTTTATTAGGTTCAGAGTGGTTGGAGTTTTTACCTTTGGTGGTGAATTTTCCAGCAGGTGTTTTAACTTTAGGGTGA
- a CDS encoding aspartyl protease — MIQGYFGDKGRLFFEIELITNDGLNLPVDALFDTGFTGFMAINKQDLQGLNWSFISKEKLRTAQGESRFDIYLGKVILDNQEYEIPVYAGDELTEILLGSEWLEFLPLMVNFPAGILTLG, encoded by the coding sequence ATGATACAGGGTTATTTTGGGGATAAGGGGCGGTTATTTTTTGAGATTGAATTAATTACAAATGATGGTTTAAATTTGCCTGTGGATGCTTTGTTTGATACAGGTTTCACAGGCTTTATGGCGATTAATAAACAAGATTTACAAGGTCTAAATTGGTCATTTATATCTAAGGAAAAGCTACGCACTGCACAAGGAGAGTCTAGATTTGATATTTATTTAGGTAAGGTAATTTTAGATAACCAAGAGTATGAAATTCCTGTTTATGCTGGTGATGAGTTGACGGAGATTTTGTTGGGTTCAGAGTGGTTGGAGTTTTTACCTTTGATGGTGAATTTTCCAGCAGGTATTTTAACTTTGGGATAG
- a CDS encoding DUF1802 family protein, whose product MSIQIINGIQLPAFDVEMLGLGKLFLVPFKQFLHQGKSFWLYPSVTIPNNLTLQEYYQPQYVEKAKTSVSKYSTYPVNIKFWGRCEYYWRINPDQQDILPKIAQSTIWNLSALEKIFEQHRVLKLAILRVYHLSKPCIINIPVDSGSFYWTKTEDLINNASENDICVISDDSFTKRKNIILSGESYLYTNIENLQWQCENLLENNPNFDTLNHEIKQFLGWNNQPVKNTLDPDLYWIKNIANVGNSSDGNEFEKLVRKSLIKLGFSSSNTNTKANLDSDKLGGAGGLDFYCEYPYPVIGECKATKTEKVVDSTVAQLVKLGLKHLQEEYNSCIKIIMAAGKLATDTEKTAQGNKMNVIRPETLQKLVTLKAKHPGSIDLLNLKQDLEKKPFGEEADDKINKYIEKVEQEIKLRSHIIQLVKNYLQNAGIESTGVDTLHGAYFGSHPPQPLKPEEMHEILIELSSPLTGYLGREKGNDWKNDKFYYLRDLAI is encoded by the coding sequence ATGAGTATTCAGATAATTAATGGCATCCAATTACCAGCTTTTGATGTAGAAATGCTTGGTTTAGGGAAACTATTTTTAGTGCCTTTTAAGCAGTTTTTACACCAAGGTAAATCTTTTTGGCTATATCCATCTGTAACAATTCCCAATAATTTGACTTTACAGGAGTATTACCAACCTCAATATGTTGAAAAAGCTAAGACTTCTGTAAGTAAATATTCAACTTATCCTGTAAATATAAAATTTTGGGGACGTTGTGAATATTATTGGCGTATTAATCCTGATCAACAGGATATTTTACCAAAAATCGCACAATCTACTATTTGGAATCTGAGTGCTTTAGAAAAGATATTTGAGCAGCATCGAGTTCTGAAATTGGCAATATTAAGAGTTTATCATCTTTCAAAACCTTGTATAATTAATATACCAGTAGATTCTGGTTCGTTTTATTGGACAAAAACTGAAGATTTGATTAATAATGCAAGTGAAAATGATATTTGTGTAATTTCTGATGATAGTTTCACCAAACGTAAAAATATCATTCTGTCTGGTGAATCTTATCTATATACAAATATAGAAAATTTACAATGGCAATGTGAGAATTTATTAGAGAATAACCCAAACTTTGACACATTAAATCATGAGATTAAGCAATTTTTAGGATGGAATAACCAACCTGTAAAAAATACACTAGATCCTGATTTATATTGGATTAAAAATATTGCTAATGTAGGTAATTCTAGTGATGGTAATGAATTTGAAAAATTGGTGAGAAAAAGTTTAATTAAACTAGGTTTTTCAAGTTCTAATACGAATACTAAAGCTAATTTAGATTCTGATAAATTAGGTGGTGCTGGAGGTCTAGATTTTTACTGTGAGTATCCTTATCCAGTTATAGGAGAATGTAAGGCAACTAAAACAGAAAAAGTTGTTGATAGTACAGTAGCACAACTTGTAAAACTAGGATTAAAACATTTACAAGAAGAATATAATAGTTGTATCAAAATTATTATGGCTGCTGGTAAATTAGCAACAGATACTGAAAAAACTGCACAAGGAAATAAAATGAACGTTATTCGTCCAGAAACTTTACAAAAATTAGTCACTTTAAAAGCAAAACACCCTGGTTCAATAGATTTATTAAATTTGAAGCAAGACCTAGAAAAAAAACCATTTGGAGAAGAAGCTGATGATAAAATTAACAAATATATAGAAAAAGTAGAACAAGAAATAAAATTGCGATCGCACATTATCCAACTCGTTAAAAACTATCTACAAAATGCAGGAATAGAATCTACAGGAGTTGATACTTTACATGGTGCATATTTCGGATCACATCCACCACAACCATTAAAACCTGAAGAAATGCACGAAATATTAATAGAACTTTCATCACCCCTAACAGGTTACTTAGGAAGAGAAAAAGGAAACGACTGGAAAAACGATAAATTCTACTATTTACGCGACTTAGCAATATAA
- the rplI gene encoding 50S ribosomal protein L9: MAKRVQLVLTKDVSKLGKSGDLVDVAPGYARNYLIPQSLATHVTPGILRQVERRREQERQRQLELKQQAQEQKAALEKVAKLTIAKQVGENEAIFGTVTTQDVADAIQAATSQEIDKRGITIPDINHLGTYKAEIKLHSEVTAQIDIEVVAS, encoded by the coding sequence ATGGCCAAACGAGTGCAGTTAGTATTAACAAAAGATGTGAGCAAGCTGGGAAAATCCGGCGACTTAGTGGATGTAGCTCCCGGTTATGCTCGTAATTATCTCATTCCCCAAAGTCTAGCTACTCACGTTACCCCCGGTATCTTGAGACAAGTAGAGCGCCGTCGTGAACAAGAACGTCAACGTCAACTAGAACTCAAACAACAAGCACAAGAACAAAAAGCAGCCCTAGAAAAAGTTGCTAAATTAACAATTGCCAAGCAAGTCGGCGAAAACGAAGCCATCTTCGGTACTGTCACCACCCAAGATGTTGCAGACGCAATTCAAGCAGCAACCAGTCAAGAAATTGACAAACGTGGTATCACCATTCCTGATATTAACCACCTGGGTACATACAAAGCCGAAATCAAGCTGCACTCTGAAGTAACAGCCCAAATTGATATCGAAGTTGTTGCCAGCTAA
- the dnaB gene encoding replicative DNA helicase, which produces MAEELSFQGDGSDRLPPQNIEAEEAILGGILLDPEAIGRVRDRLVPEAFYINAHRDIYQAALTLHAQSKPTDLLSLTSWLTDNDKLTRIGGRNKLATLVDRTVSAVNIDALAELVMEKYLRRQLIKAGNEIVQLGFETQTELPIVLDQAEQKVFSITQEKPESGLVHIADTLINAFQDVEKRHEGIALPGIPCGFYDLDAMTSGFQRSDLIIVAGRPSMGKCLSYDSEIVLADGQIATIEELYNQRQCNLLTLNSNWKFTFTQPSAFVNDGIKPVFRVTTRLGRSIETTITHPYLTINGWQRLENLKIGDKIAVPRKIDVFGKETIRECEVKLLAYLIGDGNLTNSTPRFTNSNSLLQADFSQAVAEFGGLTVRSSTNKSSKNSLTNWLEELGLWGKDAHAKTVPSIIFKLERSQISLFLNRLFATDGWATLLNSGQSQLGYATVSEKLARQIQHLLLRFGIIATLKKRSVKYQNTRRPAWQLDITDALSIKNFISEIGIFGKEAALAKVTAAISEKRYQTNRDLIPVEIWEQIAAAKGNESWSSLAQRAGIKNYTNIHVGKRALKRERLWILATALDNLPLQNLANSDVYWDEIISIESVGNQQVYDLTIPETHNFIANDICVHNTAFCLNLAHNIAAGYKLPVAVFSLEMSKEQLVQRLLASEAQIESGYLRSGRISQTQWDSLGRAIGMLSEMPIFIDDTPNITVTQMRSQARKLQAQQNTELGLIVIDYLQLMEGAGDNRVQELSKITRSLKGLARELSVPVIALSQLSRGVEARTNKRPMLSDLRESGCLTGDSLITLANTGLQVPIKELVGKSGFAVWALNEKTMKLEKAIVSNAFSTGIKPVFTLKTLLGRKIRATANHKFLTIHGWKRLDELSPQQHICLPRHLSISGKQTMTDWDKIVAIIPDGKEEVFDLTVPNLHNFVANNIIVHNSIEQDADLVIMLYRDEYYSPDTPDRGIAEVIIAKHRNGPTGTVKLLFDPQFTKFKNLARPNNY; this is translated from the coding sequence ATGGCTGAAGAACTGAGTTTTCAAGGTGATGGCAGCGATCGCTTACCACCCCAAAACATCGAAGCAGAAGAAGCGATTTTGGGGGGTATTCTTCTAGATCCAGAAGCCATAGGACGAGTACGCGATCGCCTTGTTCCCGAAGCCTTTTATATTAATGCCCACAGAGACATCTATCAAGCCGCCCTCACTCTTCACGCCCAAAGTAAACCCACAGACTTACTTTCCCTCACCAGTTGGTTAACAGACAACGATAAACTAACCCGCATTGGTGGTAGAAATAAACTAGCCACCTTAGTAGATCGTACAGTTTCAGCAGTTAACATAGATGCCCTAGCAGAATTAGTCATGGAAAAATACCTGCGACGGCAACTCATCAAAGCAGGTAACGAAATAGTACAACTAGGTTTCGAGACACAAACAGAATTACCCATAGTTCTCGATCAAGCAGAACAGAAAGTATTTAGTATTACTCAAGAAAAACCCGAATCAGGTTTAGTTCACATAGCAGATACATTAATTAACGCCTTCCAAGACGTTGAAAAAAGACATGAAGGTATCGCTTTACCTGGTATTCCCTGCGGTTTTTATGATTTAGATGCCATGACTAGCGGTTTTCAGCGTTCTGATTTAATCATCGTCGCTGGCAGACCATCAATGGGAAAATGTTTAAGTTACGATTCAGAAATTGTCCTAGCAGATGGGCAAATTGCCACCATTGAAGAATTGTATAACCAACGTCAATGTAATTTATTAACTTTAAACAGCAATTGGAAATTTACTTTTACCCAACCGTCTGCATTTGTCAACGACGGAATAAAACCAGTTTTCCGGGTTACAACTCGTTTAGGGCGATCCATTGAAACCACCATTACTCATCCCTATTTAACTATTAATGGTTGGCAAAGGCTAGAAAATCTCAAAATCGGTGATAAAATTGCTGTTCCTCGCAAAATAGATGTATTTGGTAAAGAAACTATCCGCGAATGTGAAGTTAAACTATTAGCTTATTTAATCGGTGATGGAAATTTAACCAACAGTACCCCCAGATTTACAAACAGTAACTCATTATTACAAGCTGATTTTTCTCAAGCTGTTGCTGAATTTGGAGGTCTAACAGTTAGATCGAGTACAAATAAATCCAGTAAAAATTCACTAACAAATTGGTTAGAAGAATTAGGTTTATGGGGTAAAGATGCTCATGCAAAAACCGTACCATCAATCATTTTTAAATTAGAGCGATCGCAAATATCATTATTTCTGAATCGGCTATTTGCTACAGATGGTTGGGCTACATTACTTAATAGTGGTCAATCACAATTAGGTTATGCCACAGTTAGCGAAAAACTAGCCAGACAAATTCAACATCTATTATTAAGATTTGGCATCATTGCTACCTTGAAAAAACGCTCTGTTAAATATCAAAATACTCGTAGACCAGCATGGCAATTAGATATTACTGATGCCTTATCTATCAAGAATTTCATTTCAGAAATTGGTATATTTGGCAAAGAAGCAGCATTAGCAAAGGTTACAGCAGCAATATCTGAAAAAAGATATCAAACCAATCGTGACTTGATACCTGTAGAAATTTGGGAACAAATAGCCGCAGCTAAAGGAAATGAATCCTGGAGTAGTTTAGCTCAACGTGCAGGTATTAAAAATTATACAAATATCCACGTTGGTAAAAGAGCTTTAAAAAGAGAAAGATTGTGGATTTTAGCTACTGCTTTAGATAATTTACCACTTCAGAATTTAGCAAATAGTGATGTTTATTGGGATGAAATAATTTCTATTGAATCAGTTGGTAACCAACAAGTTTATGATTTGACAATTCCCGAAACACACAACTTTATTGCTAATGATATTTGTGTTCACAATACCGCATTTTGCTTAAACTTAGCTCACAACATCGCCGCAGGTTATAAATTACCAGTCGCCGTTTTCAGCTTGGAAATGTCAAAAGAACAGCTAGTACAACGACTATTAGCCAGTGAAGCCCAAATTGAAAGCGGTTATTTACGCAGTGGACGTATTAGTCAAACCCAATGGGACTCTTTAGGTCGTGCAATTGGTATGCTTTCAGAAATGCCCATTTTTATTGACGACACTCCCAATATTACAGTTACACAAATGCGGAGTCAAGCGCGAAAACTCCAAGCACAACAAAACACAGAACTAGGATTAATAGTAATAGATTACCTGCAATTAATGGAAGGAGCAGGAGATAATCGCGTACAAGAATTATCAAAAATTACTCGTTCTTTAAAAGGGTTAGCCAGAGAATTATCAGTACCAGTAATTGCCTTATCTCAGTTAAGTCGGGGAGTAGAAGCAAGAACTAATAAACGTCCCATGTTATCAGATTTAAGAGAATCTGGTTGTTTAACAGGTGATAGCCTCATCACATTAGCAAATACTGGATTACAAGTACCAATTAAAGAATTAGTAGGTAAATCTGGTTTTGCCGTTTGGGCATTAAATGAAAAAACAATGAAGCTAGAAAAAGCTATTGTTAGTAATGCGTTTTCTACAGGTATCAAACCTGTATTTACCTTAAAAACTCTACTAGGAAGAAAAATTAGAGCAACTGCTAATCACAAATTCCTCACAATTCATGGTTGGAAAAGACTAGATGAGTTAAGTCCTCAACAACATATATGTTTACCAAGACATCTATCTATTTCGGGTAAACAAACCATGACTGATTGGGATAAAATTGTCGCAATCATACCAGATGGAAAAGAAGAAGTATTTGACTTAACAGTTCCCAATTTACATAACTTTGTAGCCAATAATATCATTGTTCATAACTCAATCGAACAAGACGCAGATTTAGTCATCATGCTTTACCGCGACGAATATTATTCACCCGATACACCAGATCGCGGAATAGCAGAAGTCATCATAGCCAAACACCGTAACGGACCAACAGGAACAGTCAAACTATTATTTGATCCTCAATTTACCAAATTCAAAAACCTAGCCAGACCAAACAACTATTAA
- a CDS encoding FKBP-type peptidyl-prolyl cis-trans isomerase, giving the protein MKGIFLSVVFMLVCVVALVLAQMGGNQDTAVAAKLSQNPPASTAVIEEKTTLVASNIMSDANVVTTASGLQYIELAKGDGEATPQRGQTVVVHYTGTLENGKKFDSSRDRGQPFSFKIGIGQVIKGWDEGLSTMKVGDRRKLIIPPELGYGARGAGGVIPPNATLIFDVELLDIK; this is encoded by the coding sequence TTGAAAGGAATTTTTTTGAGCGTGGTATTCATGCTGGTGTGTGTTGTGGCTTTGGTATTAGCGCAAATGGGTGGTAATCAGGATACTGCTGTTGCTGCTAAGTTAAGTCAAAATCCACCAGCGTCCACTGCTGTAATTGAAGAAAAAACTACTCTAGTAGCGAGCAATATTATGTCTGATGCGAATGTCGTCACTACTGCCTCTGGACTACAGTATATTGAATTAGCAAAGGGGGATGGTGAAGCTACTCCTCAAAGGGGACAAACAGTTGTAGTTCACTATACTGGTACTTTGGAAAATGGGAAGAAGTTTGATAGTTCACGCGATCGCGGTCAACCTTTCAGTTTTAAAATTGGTATTGGACAAGTAATTAAAGGTTGGGATGAAGGACTGAGTACCATGAAGGTGGGCGATCGCCGTAAGTTAATTATCCCTCCTGAGTTGGGTTATGGTGCGCGTGGTGCTGGTGGTGTGATTCCACCGAATGCTACTTTGATTTTTGATGTGGAATTGTTGGATATTAAGTAA
- a CDS encoding phasin family protein, whose product MDSNNWLEQLMMLGLGTTSLVADKLKQVSDELVKDGKLNPEQAKVVMDDIVQQLKSEQGNWEVQMQRQMRNMMQDLGVARQSEVDELRGRIDRLERQVRDLENKLWR is encoded by the coding sequence ATGGATAGCAATAACTGGTTGGAACAGTTAATGATGTTAGGTTTAGGTACTACATCTTTGGTTGCTGATAAGCTTAAACAGGTTAGTGATGAACTGGTGAAGGATGGGAAGTTGAATCCTGAGCAAGCTAAGGTGGTGATGGATGATATTGTGCAGCAGTTAAAGTCGGAGCAGGGTAATTGGGAAGTGCAGATGCAACGACAGATGCGGAATATGATGCAAGATTTAGGGGTTGCTCGTCAGTCTGAGGTGGATGAACTGCGGGGAAGAATTGATCGTTTGGAACGTCAGGTGCGGGATTTGGAAAATAAGCTGTGGCGTTAG
- a CDS encoding nuclease-related domain-containing DEAD/DEAH box helicase, whose translation MAQVFPSLEQIHQLRPKPTEGELHLLKFLSENLDNNYEIYFQPFLNGDRPDIILMRPDAGVMIFEVKEWNLGNYDINEQKDWLVTQDGEKWSKIKSPIDQVLSYKQNLYDLHTENLLETKIKNPKTWGVVSCAIYFHCENYDDVYNFLTGKFQDNQNEKYRKFLSHLVILGKDSLNINSLNQFLRKHYLYKQSKFFNDNLYKSFKRHLQPPYHSREERKPTNFIAQVFPSLEQIHQLRPKPTEGELHLLKFLSENLDNNYEIYFQPFLNGDRPDIILMRPDAGVMIFEVKDWNLGNYDINEKKHWIVTQDGKKWSRIKSPIDQVLSYKQNLYDLHIENLLETKIKNPKTWGVVSCAIYFHCENYHDVDNFLTGKFQDNQSEKYRKFLSHLVILGKDSLNRNSLNQFLRKHYLHRQSRFFNDTLYKSFKRHLQPPYHSREEGKPIVYTSKQEELINSPLKQRKIKGVAGSGKTCILAKRAVNALKRISSSVSSSSENHPDILILTYNITLKNYIHDKISQVREDFSRSCFYIKNYHDFINQELNNLGIEIEIPQDFDDWNSEQKSQYFEDEYYSNISLFRNQKEHIYTYKAIFIDEIQDYQKEWVKIIRECFLENGGEFIVFGDEKQNVYQRSMDQDKKPYTGIRGAWKKLEDTLRLSTHLSSLATAFQTNFFEQKYEIEKINTENLLKLNFNSQEQIIEYIPVTNSSPEDIYNMCNERAIKYMIHPNDICIQSSTIEILRNINFYAMQSQQIKTTTTFENLETYYLILLQIIENFNIENQDSEEHNNIANEIKQYKWKIKELKNIFINNTNNDNINQAIVKALCYSFHINHPVIEQKLTEYLRTKNITRTEYDRWVSQIMPILKQVSRNQAIMNRLRSELEKIRKNKKWNFWMNSGNIKFSTIHSFKGWEVDSLFLIIEKEFDDNTFTTDELIYTAITRCRRNLFILDLDQSRYLEFFKSFNHSVII comes from the coding sequence ATGGCACAAGTTTTTCCTTCATTAGAACAAATTCATCAATTACGCCCGAAACCTACTGAGGGTGAGTTGCATCTACTCAAATTTTTATCGGAAAATTTGGATAATAATTATGAAATATATTTTCAACCTTTTCTGAATGGAGATCGTCCAGATATCATTCTTATGCGTCCCGATGCGGGAGTAATGATTTTTGAAGTAAAAGAATGGAATTTGGGCAATTATGACATCAATGAACAAAAAGATTGGCTTGTTACTCAAGATGGCGAAAAATGGTCAAAAATAAAATCTCCTATTGATCAAGTTCTCAGCTATAAGCAAAATCTTTATGATTTGCATACTGAAAATTTATTGGAAACAAAAATAAAAAATCCTAAAACTTGGGGAGTGGTAAGTTGTGCTATCTATTTTCATTGTGAAAATTATGATGATGTTTACAATTTCTTAACTGGTAAATTTCAAGACAATCAAAACGAAAAATATCGAAAATTTCTTAGTCATTTAGTTATTTTAGGTAAAGATTCACTCAATATAAATTCATTAAATCAATTTTTACGTAAACATTATCTATATAAACAGTCAAAATTTTTTAACGATAATCTTTACAAAAGCTTTAAACGTCATTTACAACCTCCATATCATTCAAGAGAGGAAAGAAAACCTACTAATTTTATAGCACAAGTTTTTCCTTCATTAGAACAAATTCATCAATTACGCCCGAAACCTACTGAGGGTGAGTTGCATCTACTCAAATTTTTATCGGAAAATTTGGATAATAATTATGAAATATATTTTCAACCTTTTCTGAATGGAGATCGTCCAGATATCATTCTTATGCGTCCCGATGCAGGAGTAATGATTTTTGAAGTAAAAGACTGGAATTTAGGCAATTATGACATCAATGAGAAAAAACATTGGATTGTTACTCAAGATGGCAAAAAATGGTCAAGAATAAAATCTCCTATTGATCAAGTTCTCAGCTATAAGCAAAATCTTTATGATTTGCATATTGAAAATTTATTGGAAACAAAAATAAAAAATCCTAAAACTTGGGGAGTGGTAAGTTGTGCTATCTATTTTCATTGTGAAAATTATCATGATGTTGACAATTTCTTAACTGGTAAATTTCAAGACAATCAAAGCGAAAAATATCGAAAATTTCTTAGTCATTTAGTTATTTTAGGTAAAGATTCACTCAATAGAAATTCATTAAATCAATTTTTACGTAAACATTATCTACATAGACAGTCAAGATTTTTTAACGATACTCTTTACAAAAGCTTTAAACGTCATTTACAACCTCCATATCATTCAAGAGAGGAAGGAAAACCTATAGTATATACCTCTAAACAAGAAGAACTAATTAATAGTCCACTAAAACAACGAAAAATAAAAGGTGTAGCAGGTTCAGGAAAAACTTGCATTTTAGCAAAAAGGGCTGTAAATGCTTTAAAAAGAATATCTAGTTCTGTTTCATCAAGTTCAGAGAATCATCCTGATATTTTGATATTAACATATAATATAACACTTAAAAATTATATACATGACAAAATTAGTCAAGTGCGTGAAGATTTTTCTCGGAGTTGTTTTTATATAAAAAATTATCATGATTTCATCAATCAAGAATTAAATAATTTAGGAATAGAAATAGAAATTCCTCAAGATTTTGATGATTGGAATAGTGAACAGAAGAGTCAGTATTTTGAAGATGAATATTATAGTAATATATCGCTATTTCGTAATCAGAAGGAGCATATTTATACTTATAAAGCTATTTTTATAGATGAAATACAAGATTATCAAAAAGAATGGGTAAAAATTATTCGTGAATGTTTTTTAGAGAATGGAGGTGAATTTATTGTTTTTGGGGATGAAAAACAAAATGTATATCAACGCAGTATGGATCAGGATAAAAAACCATATACTGGTATTAGAGGAGCATGGAAGAAATTAGAAGATACTCTTCGTTTATCTACTCATCTATCTAGTTTAGCAACAGCTTTTCAAACTAACTTTTTTGAGCAAAAATATGAAATTGAAAAAATTAATACTGAAAATTTATTGAAATTAAATTTTAATTCACAAGAGCAAATTATTGAGTATATTCCAGTCACGAATTCCTCACCTGAAGATATTTACAATATGTGTAATGAACGGGCAATTAAATATATGATTCATCCGAATGATATCTGTATTCAATCTTCTACAATAGAGATATTGAGAAATATTAATTTCTATGCAATGCAGTCACAGCAAATTAAAACAACAACAACTTTTGAAAATTTAGAAACTTATTACTTAATTTTATTACAAATAATAGAAAACTTTAACATCGAAAATCAAGATTCAGAAGAACACAATAACATTGCTAATGAAATTAAACAATATAAGTGGAAGATTAAAGAACTCAAAAATATTTTTATTAATAATACTAATAATGACAATATAAATCAGGCAATAGTTAAAGCATTATGCTATAGCTTCCATATTAACCATCCAGTTATAGAGCAAAAATTGACAGAATATCTAAGAACGAAAAATATTACAAGAACTGAATATGATAGATGGGTTTCTCAAATAATGCCTATTTTAAAACAGGTATCTCGCAATCAGGCAATTATGAATAGATTGAGAAGCGAACTTGAAAAGATTAGAAAAAATAAAAAATGGAATTTTTGGATGAATAGTGGAAACATCAAATTTTCTACAATACATAGTTTTAAAGGATGGGAAGTTGATTCTTTATTTTTAATAATTGAAAAAGAATTTGATGACAATACCTTTACTACAGATGAACTAATATATACAGCAATTACTAGATGTCGTCGTAATCTTTTTATTCTTGATTTAGATCAATCACGCTATCTGGAGTTTTTTAAATCTTTTAATCATTCTGTAATAATATAG
- a CDS encoding Vat family streptogramin A O-acetyltransferase → MEQYGPNPKNPYPIAEHHRVCFIKNCIKSLNIIIGDYTYYDDPENPENFEKNVLYNYGGDSLIIGKFCAIATHVKFIMNGANHKLDGISISTYPFPIFGHGWEAAMNDLMNLPSKGDIVIGNDVWIGYDSLIMPGVKIGDGAIIAARSVVVKDIPPYTIAGGNPAVPIKQRFSNEEIEILLSIRWWDWEIEKITRNIDVIMNGDVERLKSLV, encoded by the coding sequence ATGGAACAATACGGACCCAATCCTAAAAATCCCTATCCCATAGCAGAACATCATCGGGTCTGCTTTATTAAAAACTGCATCAAATCACTCAATATTATTATTGGTGACTACACTTATTATGATGATCCAGAAAATCCAGAAAACTTTGAAAAAAACGTTCTTTATAACTATGGTGGTGATTCATTAATTATAGGTAAATTTTGTGCGATCGCTACCCATGTAAAATTCATAATGAACGGTGCAAATCACAAACTTGATGGAATTTCTATTTCTACATACCCATTTCCCATTTTTGGTCATGGTTGGGAAGCAGCAATGAATGATTTAATGAATTTACCCAGTAAAGGGGATATCGTCATCGGTAATGATGTTTGGATAGGTTATGATTCTTTAATTATGCCAGGAGTGAAAATAGGTGATGGTGCGATAATTGCAGCACGTTCTGTAGTAGTTAAAGATATTCCACCCTACACCATAGCAGGTGGTAATCCCGCAGTTCCTATTAAGCAGCGTTTTAGTAATGAAGAGATAGAAATATTGCTTTCTATTCGTTGGTGGGATTGGGAAATTGAGAAAATCACCCGTAACATTGATGTAATTATGAATGGTGATGTTGAAAGGTTGAAAAGTTTAGTGTAA